Proteins encoded within one genomic window of Xylophilus sp. GOD-11R:
- a CDS encoding fimbria/pilus outer membrane usher protein — MLLLLGPCAGPSSAQSSLSGDQPGDLPEVLLTVRVNGVDTGSAAVLLRGAGDRLLVRGADLQRWRLRLPELPPRRQDGADFYRLDDIPGLAWRVDEAASALAVNALAQSFDSSSIDMAARAAPRTESTPPGGFFNYDLTTTHASGQQRSGGLFETGIFNRWGVGTATVALRRGQEVGPELLRLDTTWTYDMPDRRASLRLGDAIGGRSQWGLPSRFGGIQWATNFATQPGFVSFPLPTLSGSTALPSTADLLVNDVLRSRIDVPAGPFTLRDLPVVTGQGEARLVVRDLMGQEQVIVAPFLASQRLLKEGLHDFAYEFGWQRQRYGRASQDYGPAVLVGTHRLGWNDRLTTEARVEWSAKRQTAGLGLVSGVPAIGVFNASLAASRSDRSEGLLVGLGVEHQDRRVNWGASVQMASSAFEQVGQDPDRRAARRLVRAYGSTAVGPGSVSIGYVEQRPRDGELVKLLTAGYSVSLGALGFLGFSLVRNIGPGGSTSANLTFTRALDARTSVSAAAYEQRGRWSEQLEAQRNLPAGDGVGWRVRAGGGADRYGEATALVQRSYGRATLGLADHQGDTAVRGTASGALVWMGDSLHAGRRIDGSFALIEVPGMADVPVYADNQLVTRTDAQGRALLPRLRAYQRNPVRIDAVDLPIDAQFDSLQAELVPAYRSGALWRFPVKRSHAATLSASMGEKPVPSGAVAWIDGQAGPFVVGEGGLLYLTGLRDRQQIEVRWGSGPALKVCRFELRLPASTEPEPHLGHHACEPHHP; from the coding sequence ATGCTATTGCTGCTTGGACCTTGCGCCGGGCCTTCGTCCGCCCAGTCCAGCCTTTCGGGCGACCAGCCGGGCGACTTGCCGGAAGTCCTGCTGACGGTCCGCGTCAACGGCGTCGACACCGGCTCCGCCGCGGTGCTGCTGCGCGGCGCGGGCGACCGGCTGCTGGTGCGCGGCGCCGACCTGCAACGTTGGCGCCTGCGGCTGCCCGAGCTGCCGCCGCGACGACAGGATGGCGCCGACTTCTATCGCCTCGACGACATCCCCGGGCTCGCGTGGCGGGTCGACGAAGCGGCTTCGGCGCTCGCCGTGAATGCCCTGGCGCAATCGTTCGATTCCAGCAGCATCGACATGGCGGCCCGCGCCGCCCCGCGCACGGAATCGACACCGCCCGGAGGCTTCTTCAATTACGACCTGACCACGACGCATGCCAGCGGGCAGCAGCGCTCGGGCGGGCTGTTCGAGACCGGCATCTTCAACCGCTGGGGCGTGGGCACCGCCACCGTGGCGCTGCGCCGCGGGCAGGAGGTCGGCCCCGAACTGCTGCGGCTCGACACCACCTGGACCTACGACATGCCCGACCGCCGCGCCAGCCTGCGCCTGGGCGACGCCATCGGCGGGCGCAGCCAGTGGGGGCTGCCGAGCCGGTTCGGCGGCATCCAGTGGGCGACCAATTTCGCCACGCAACCGGGGTTCGTGAGTTTTCCGCTGCCCACCCTCAGCGGATCCACCGCGCTGCCGTCCACCGCGGACCTGCTGGTCAACGATGTGCTGCGCTCGCGTATCGACGTTCCCGCAGGGCCTTTCACCTTGCGCGACCTGCCGGTGGTGACCGGCCAGGGCGAAGCGCGGCTGGTGGTGCGCGACCTGATGGGCCAGGAGCAGGTGATCGTCGCGCCGTTTCTTGCCTCGCAACGCCTGTTGAAAGAAGGGCTGCACGATTTCGCGTACGAGTTCGGATGGCAACGCCAGCGCTACGGCCGTGCCAGCCAGGACTATGGCCCCGCCGTACTGGTCGGCACCCACCGTCTGGGCTGGAACGATCGCCTCACCACCGAAGCCCGCGTCGAATGGAGCGCGAAGCGGCAAACGGCAGGCCTGGGGCTGGTGAGCGGCGTGCCGGCGATCGGCGTCTTCAACGCCTCGCTGGCCGCCAGCCGCAGCGACCGAAGCGAAGGCCTGTTGGTCGGCCTGGGTGTCGAGCACCAGGATCGGCGGGTGAACTGGGGCGCGAGCGTCCAGATGGCCAGTTCCGCCTTCGAGCAGGTCGGGCAGGACCCCGACCGGCGCGCGGCACGCCGCCTGGTTCGTGCCTACGGCAGCACGGCGGTGGGTCCCGGGTCGGTGTCGATCGGCTATGTCGAGCAGCGACCGCGTGACGGGGAACTGGTGAAGCTGCTGACCGCCGGCTACAGCGTGAGCCTGGGCGCGCTCGGCTTCCTGGGCTTTTCGCTGGTCCGCAACATCGGCCCGGGTGGCAGCACCAGCGCCAACCTCACCTTTACCCGCGCGCTGGATGCGCGCACCAGCGTGAGTGCAGCGGCCTACGAGCAACGCGGCCGCTGGTCCGAGCAACTGGAGGCGCAGCGAAACCTGCCGGCCGGCGACGGCGTGGGTTGGCGCGTGCGGGCCGGCGGCGGGGCGGATCGATACGGCGAAGCGACGGCCCTGGTGCAACGCAGCTACGGCCGTGCCACCTTGGGGCTCGCCGATCACCAGGGCGACACCGCCGTGCGCGGCACCGCCAGCGGCGCGCTGGTGTGGATGGGCGACAGCCTGCATGCCGGGCGCCGCATCGATGGCAGCTTCGCCCTGATCGAGGTTCCGGGCATGGCAGACGTCCCGGTATATGCCGACAACCAGCTCGTGACCCGCACCGACGCCCAGGGGCGTGCCCTGCTGCCGCGCCTGCGCGCCTACCAGCGCAACCCGGTTCGAATCGACGCGGTGGACCTGCCGATCGACGCGCAGTTCGACAGCTTGCAGGCCGAACTGGTGCCGGCCTACCGCAGTGGCGCCCTCTGGCGCTTTCCGGTCAAGCGCTCCCACGCGGCCACCCTGAGTGCCAGCATGGGCGAGAAGCCGGTGCCCTCCGGCGCGGTAGCCTGGATCGATGGGCAAGCCGGGCCTTTTGTCGTTGGCGAGGGTGGCCTGCTGTATCTGACCGGGCTGCGCGATCGGCAGCAGATCGAGGTGCGCTGGGGCTCCGGGCCGGCGTTGAAGGTCTGCCGTTTCGAACTTCGTCTGCCGGCTTCGACTGAGCCGGAGCCTCACCTCGGTCACCACGCCTGCGAGCCGCACCACCCATGA
- a CDS encoding molecular chaperone — protein sequence MNMRRLRSAVAVGCLVPPMLAFAGSFSVSPVVVSLASDRSAGALTVRNGSQESTLMQLELMRWSQSDGTDQLEGTREILATPAIFTLPPGATQTVRVGLRGASSDARTERSYRLLLKEVLPEAPSDFKGLRVALQLSVPVFIEPLAAATPLLRWEARVVKDGLHLVAHNEGQVHVQVTGIGLGAATDRKKIQPAYVLPGQWKEWTVAHDVKPGEPIELTVRTDAGPLQARIVVSDH from the coding sequence ATGAACATGCGCCGTCTTCGTTCGGCCGTGGCCGTCGGCTGCCTTGTCCCTCCCATGCTGGCTTTCGCCGGATCCTTTTCGGTGAGTCCGGTTGTGGTGTCACTGGCATCGGATCGCTCGGCTGGCGCGTTGACGGTGCGCAATGGCTCCCAGGAAAGCACGCTCATGCAGCTCGAGCTCATGCGCTGGAGCCAGTCCGATGGCACCGACCAGCTAGAGGGCACCCGGGAAATTCTGGCGACGCCGGCGATCTTCACGCTGCCACCCGGCGCCACACAGACGGTGCGCGTCGGCCTGCGCGGCGCCTCGTCGGATGCCCGAACGGAGCGGTCTTACCGTCTGCTGCTCAAGGAAGTCCTGCCCGAGGCGCCCTCGGACTTCAAGGGACTGCGGGTCGCTCTGCAACTGAGCGTGCCAGTGTTCATCGAGCCCCTGGCCGCAGCGACACCTTTGCTCCGCTGGGAAGCCCGCGTGGTCAAGGATGGCCTGCACCTGGTGGCACACAACGAAGGCCAGGTGCATGTGCAGGTGACCGGCATCGGCCTGGGTGCCGCCACCGACCGGAAAAAGATTCAGCCGGCCTACGTGCTGCCTGGTCAATGGAAGGAATGGACCGTGGCGCACGACGTCAAGCCCGGCGAGCCGATCGAGCTGACCGTACGAACCGATGCAGGCCCGCTGCAGGCGAGGATCGTGGTCTCGGATCACTGA
- a CDS encoding spore coat U domain-containing protein, protein MQSRFARIPSAQSVLIALTAFAGAFVSMHSKADVTSNLQVSATVPVGCTITTTAVTFGNYEPQGTNAGNPADAQGAVNVTCTNGSTTQVILGQGSHADDGSTNGLPLRRMTNGTNFLSYGLFTDSAHAAIWTNESTGGVTHNGTGTPAELTVYGRIPAGQNVPAGNYTDTVQATVVF, encoded by the coding sequence ATGCAATCACGTTTCGCTCGCATCCCGTCCGCCCAGTCCGTGCTGATCGCCCTGACTGCTTTCGCCGGCGCTTTCGTCTCCATGCACTCCAAGGCGGACGTCACCAGCAACCTGCAGGTCAGCGCCACGGTGCCGGTGGGCTGCACCATCACGACGACGGCGGTAACGTTCGGCAACTATGAGCCGCAGGGCACCAACGCTGGCAACCCCGCCGATGCCCAAGGCGCCGTGAATGTGACTTGCACCAACGGATCGACCACGCAGGTCATCCTGGGCCAAGGCTCGCACGCCGACGACGGCTCGACCAATGGCCTGCCGCTGCGTCGCATGACCAATGGCACCAACTTCCTGAGCTACGGGCTGTTCACCGACAGCGCCCACGCCGCGATCTGGACCAATGAATCCACCGGCGGTGTCACCCACAACGGCACCGGCACCCCCGCGGAGCTGACCGTCTACGGCCGCATCCCCGCCGGCCAGAACGTGCCGGCCGGCAACTACACCGACACCGTCCAAGCCACCGTCGTCTTCTGA
- the hemH gene encoding ferrochelatase, with translation MSLFAPEPPLAAGPVPRTAILFVNLGTPDAADSASVRRYLAEFLSDTRVVEIPPLAWKVILHGVILRIRPSASAAKYAKIWMPEGSPLAVWTARQASMLGSWLAGHGHRVPVRHAMRYGSPSVASQLDQLKAEGVDRILVLPAYPQYSGTTTASVSDAVFAWSSRQRVIPELRFVQRYHDDPGYIAALAERVESHWRQNGRGERLVLSFHGIPARTRELGDPYYDECLETSTLLASELGLHAAEVLTTFQSRFGRARWLEPYTQPTLEALARDGIKRVDVMCPGFTSDCLETLEEIGMEVREAFLAQGGEAFHYIPALNDSQRWVAALAGIAQRHLGGWPTRQ, from the coding sequence GTGTCCCTCTTCGCGCCCGAACCTCCACTGGCGGCCGGCCCCGTGCCGCGCACCGCCATCCTCTTCGTCAACCTCGGAACACCGGATGCCGCCGATTCCGCCTCGGTGCGCCGCTACCTCGCCGAATTCCTGTCCGACACCCGGGTGGTGGAAATTCCGCCGTTGGCCTGGAAGGTGATTTTGCATGGGGTGATCCTGCGGATCCGGCCGAGCGCTTCGGCTGCCAAGTACGCCAAGATCTGGATGCCCGAAGGCTCGCCGCTGGCAGTCTGGACCGCGCGGCAAGCGAGCATGCTCGGCAGCTGGCTGGCTGGCCATGGCCATCGTGTTCCGGTGCGCCACGCAATGCGTTACGGATCGCCTTCCGTCGCGAGTCAGCTCGACCAACTCAAGGCCGAAGGCGTCGACCGCATCCTGGTCCTGCCGGCCTATCCGCAGTATTCCGGCACCACTACGGCCAGCGTGTCCGACGCCGTGTTTGCGTGGTCGTCGCGCCAGCGGGTCATACCGGAGCTTCGCTTCGTGCAGCGCTATCACGACGACCCGGGCTATATCGCGGCCCTGGCCGAGCGGGTCGAGTCGCACTGGCGACAGAACGGTCGTGGCGAGCGGCTCGTGCTGAGCTTCCACGGCATTCCGGCGCGCACCCGTGAGCTGGGCGATCCGTACTACGACGAGTGCCTGGAAACGTCGACGTTGCTCGCTTCCGAACTGGGTCTGCACGCGGCCGAAGTGCTGACCACTTTCCAGTCGCGCTTCGGCCGCGCTCGCTGGCTGGAGCCCTACACCCAGCCCACGCTGGAGGCGCTGGCTCGCGATGGGATCAAACGGGTCGACGTGATGTGCCCAGGCTTCACCAGCGATTGCCTGGAGACGCTCGAGGAGATCGGCATGGAAGTGCGCGAGGCCTTCCTGGCGCAGGGCGGCGAGGCTTTTCACTACATCCCGGCACTCAACGACAGCCAGCGTTGGGTGGCGGCTTTGGCGGGTATCGCCCAACGCCATCTGGGTGGTTGGCCTACCCGTCAATAG